CGCGCGGCGAGGTGACATGCACGGCGGTCAGGCCGCGTGCCCGGGCTCCCTCGATGTTCTCGGCGAGATCGTCGAAAAACAGGATGCGCTCCGCCGGGACGCCGATCGCCGCGACGACATGGTCGAAAGCCGCCGCATCCGGTTTGCGCAGGCCGATGCTGGACGACAGATACAGCTCGCGGAAATGGCCGAGCAGGCCGGCATATTCCTTCGAGAAATAATCGACATGCGGCCGATTGGTGTTGGAGAATGCGTAGAGCGGCATCCGCTTTGCCGCACGCGGCAACAGCTCGGCGATATCAGGCATCTCGCCGGCGAAGATCGCGTTCCAGCCCTCGAGGAACTGCGCGTCCGAAATGCCGATTCCGAGCGAGCTGCGCAGCGAGGCGAAATAATCCTCGTCGCTGATCCTGCCGACCTCGTGCAGCCGGTAGGCCTCGTCACGCACATAGCGCGCGACGATCGCCTCGGGCCGGCAGCCGGCATGTCCCGCCCAGCAGGCGATCGCCTTGGAGAAGTCGATGTCGAGCACAACGCGCCCGAGATCGAACAGAAGCGCATCCGCGCTGCCGGGAGAGAGCGATGTCATTGCGTCCTTTTCAGTTCAGCATCGGTGGGCAAGTCACCTTCGACGGGTCGCTTTCGACAAGTCAGTATCGATAAGGCTCGTGGTCGAACAGCGGGAACGCGCTGAACACGCTCGGTGCGTTGGTGGCGGTGGCCGGACGCAGGCAGGATCTGTCGACTTCGGCAAACGAGGTGGCGCCCAACAGGCCGAGGCAGCGCAGCACCTCGTCCTCCAACAGCTCCAGCATCCGCGTGATGCCGGCTTCGCCGGCCGCCGCCAGCGCCCAGCATTGCAGCCGGCCGATGCCGACGAGGTCTGCGCCTGCCGCGATCGCCTTGACGATGTCGGTGCCGCGACAGACCCCGCCATCGACCATGATTTTGGCACGCCCCTTCACGGCCTCGACGATCTCGGGCAGCACATGCATGGCGCCGAGGCCATGGTCGAGTTGGCGTCCGCCATGATTGGAGACGTAGATCCATTCGACGCCGTGATCGACCGCGATCAGGGCGTCCTCGGCGGTGGCGATGCCCTTCAGGATTAGCGGGATCTTGAACTTGTCCTTGACCATTTTCACCGTCCGCCACTCCAGGCCCTTCTGGAAATCGCCGCCGGTGGCACGCAGGCGGCTCTCGCGAACGTAGCGCTTGGCGATGTCACGTTCGCGACGGCTGTAATGGGCGGTGTCGACGGTCAGGCAGAAGGCGGCATAGGCCTTCTTCTCGGCGCGGCTGACGACATCGGCGACGAAAGCGTCGTCGCCGCGGACATAGAGCTGATAGAGCCGGAGCGCATCGGGGGCTGCCTCGGCGGTCTTCTCCAGTCCCGGCTCGGAGACCGAGCTCAGCATGTGCGATGCGCCGAAGGCGCCGGCACCGCGCGCGACGCTCGCCGCGCCGTCCGGGTCGAAGATCTCGAGCGCGCCGACGGGGGCGAGCACCACCGGCAGACGCATCTTGCGGCCGAACTGCTGAACCGAGCCGTCCACCTTGCGGACGTCGCGCAGCACGCGCGGGCGAAAGGCGATCTCGTCCAGCGCCATGCGGTTGCGGCGCATCGTGGTTTCGGTCTCGGCGGCACCGATGATGTAGTCCCAGGCGTTCTGGTTGAGATTGGCCCGCGCTTTCCGGACGAATTCGTGCAGGTTCTGGAACGGCTCGTTGCTGGCGCCGAGCTCGACGTTCCGTTCCGCCCGGATGCGGGGTGCTTCGTTCATTGTTATCCTCCCGAGAATTTGAAGCCTTATGTCATCGCCTAACCCGTCCAGCCCTCCAAAACTATCCTAAAATCGCATAGCTGCGAGGCGTGACCGGCCGACCGATTTCCCTTGCGGGCGGACCAGTCCTGCAACGTTGCCAAAAGTTTAGGTCCGGACGAAGCAATTTCTGCGGCGGTCCCGTTGGCGCGGCGTCCCGGCCTTGAAGAAACCAGAATGGTATTGTGAGAAGCGGACTGGATCGCCAATTGCATGGCGCTCCAAAGCCCCAAGCGAGAAGGTCAGACTACATGCGGAAATCCCTGCTGTTCCCTCTGGGCGCGCTCACCGGAGCGTGTCTGACCCTTCTGGTAGCCAGCCCGCACGGCGGCGTATGGGCGGCACGGGCGGCAGTGGGCGCGAATGATGCCTATTCCCAGCTCAACCTGTTCGGCGAAGTGTTCGAGCGCGTGAAGGCGAGCTATGTCGAAAAACCCGACAATGCCAAGCTGGTCGAGGGCGCGATCACGGGCATGGTGACCTCGCTCGATCCGCATTCGCGCTACATGAATGCGAAGGCCTGGACGGAGATGCAGGAGACCACCTCCGGCGAGTTCGGCGGCCTCGGCATCGAAGTCACGATGGAAGACGGCCTCGTCAAGGTCGTCTCGCCGATCGACGATACCCCCGCCTCGAAGGCCGGCCTCATGTCCGGCGACCTCATCAGCAAGATCGACGGCGAGGCCGTGCAGGGCATGACGCTCGAGCAGGCCGTCAACAAGATGAAGGGCCCGGTCGATACGCAGACCAAGCTCACCATCCTGCGCAAGGGCGCCGACGCCCCGCTCGATGTCGCGATCAAGCGCGAGATCATTCATGTGCGTCCGGTCCGCTTCCATGTCGAGAACGGCGACATCGGCTATATCCGCATCACATCGTTCAACGAGCAGACCACCGACGGCCTGAAGAAGGCGATCGCCTCGATCTCCAGGGACGTCCCGCAGGACAAGCTCGTCGGCTATGTCGTGGATCTGCGCAACAATCCGGGCGGACTTCTCGACCAGGCCGTGTCGGTGTCGAGCGCGTTCCTGCAACGCGGCGAGGTCGTTTCGACCCGCGGCCGTACTGCCGAAGAGACCCAGCGCTTCACCGCGCATGGCGGCGACCTCACCAAGGGCAAGCCGCTGGTGGTCCTGGTCAATGGCGGCTCGGCCTCGGCCTCGGAGATCGTGGCCGGCGCACTGCATGACCACAAGCGTGCCACGATCATCGGCACGCGCTCTTTCGGCAAGGGCTCGGTGCAGACCATCATTCCGCTCGGCGCCGCCAACGGTGCGCTGGCGCTGACCACGGCGCGCTATTACACGCCGTCAGGACGCTCGATCCAGGCTCAGGGCATCGCCCCCGACATCGAGATCCTGCAGGACGTGCCGCCCGAGCTGAAGGGCCGGATGGACACCATGGCGGAGTCGCAGATGCGCGGGCATCTGTCGGCCGGTGAGGGCGGCGAGCAGACCGGATCGCAGTCCTACGTGCCGCCGAAGGCGGAGGACGACAAGGCCCTGCACGCGGCCTATGACTTCCTGCACGGCGTCACCGCGAATGCGGTTGCATCGAAGCGCGCGTCGAAGGCTGCGGTGCCGAACTAGACTCTTCGCGACGTCCAGACAATCGCCCGGCAGCGGATGACCGCTGCCGGGCGATTTCGTTTGGTCGTGTCTCAGTTCGGTGTGATGGCTCGCGGCGAGCCGCGGATCACTGCAATCGTCATTGCTGCTTTTTGGGACCCGTGTGGTGCGGGACTTCGGACTTCGGTCCGCCGCCGTAATGATGGCTGCCGCCCGAACCGCTGGTTGACCCGCCATCGTTTTCTTTCTTGCCCATGTGATGCGGGACCTCGGTTTTCGGTCCACCCGTGTAGTGGTGGCCGTTCTTCTCGTCGGAGGCGCGCGTCTGCGCCATGGCAGGCAGCGTGACAAAGGACATGATCGCGGCAACCACGATCAGCTTGCGGTGACTCATTTGGGATTCTCCTGTTCGATCTTTCAAGTTGGTGCCAATCAAGTCCCGGTGGCTTGATCGAGCCGCCAGCAAACCCGGAGCGTGATCATCCGGGTTGAGCAAGATCAACATGGTGATGTGCGTGCCTTCGCCGATCGATGCGAACATCGTCGAATTGCTGCAGGCGACGGGAAGCGGCGCGCTTCTTACAGAAAAAAATAGAACGAACCGCCGAAAATAATGAGGCGCGTGCAATGCCCTCGATCGTGCTGCTGGGCGGCCCAGCGCTGTCGTCGGCAAGTGCCCTCCGCTTGAGGACGAGATGCGTCTCGATTCATTACGCGAGTGAATCACAAAAAGATTTGGCTGGCGCGTCGACCGAGTTTGAGGTCGATCAAACTTGGGCCAGTGGCGCAACCTAGCGTGTCGGCGCGAATGAGCAGCGACGAGGTTGCGATCCCAAAGGCCGATCGTAAAGATGGAGAGCGCGCCGTTGACTGACGAAGCTATTCACGATCCTGGTCGGCCCCTGCAAATCGTACTTCAGTTGCGTCGTCGGCTCTGGGAGACGATCACGATCAGATCGATGCTGGTCGAGCCGCGGCGCGATGTCCGCCTGGATCTGTTTCGCGGGCTGGCGAACTGGCTGATTTTTCTCGGACACATTCCGGAGTCCGCGCTCGTCTGGTTTACGACGCGCAATTACGGCTTTAGCGAAAAGTCCGAGCGGACGGAAAGGGCTGCACTCGATTGCGCCGGCTGCCACAGCAACCGGGAGCCGCACAGCGGATTGTTTGGCCGGGAATGTGCAGCCTGCCACGCGCTCGCGTCCTGGAAAGTCGTGGGGTTCCTGCATCCCTCGCCAACCTCGAAGGACTGCGCCCAGTGCCATCAGGCGCCGCCGAGCCACTATATGGGCCACTTCATCATGATGGATCGCGTCATCGCGGGGCAGGAGCACGCATCGGTCGATCAGTGCTTTCTGTGCCACATGACGGATTCGTTCAACAACATCAAAAGCGTCGGCTGGATGAAGCATCATTGACCGGTGCGACGCAGATGGGTCTCGTAAATTACAGAGTCAGCGAAGAATATTTTGCGAGGTGTTCGCGCCGCACCGCCAGAGCTCGACGGCCTCGCGAGCTCCAGAATTCCGCCGGCCTAACGTGGCGTAAGGCGTGTCCTGGATTGTCGGGTTGGCATGCGCCGTTTTCTGTTGGCCGTCAGTACAACCAGGGTTATATGTTGCAGGACGGATCGCAGGTGCTGGAATGATTGGCTTGATGAAGCCAAGGCGAAGGTGGTGGGGATGGCTTGTCGCCACCGCCTATCTGCTTGCGTCGATGACGCCGTCTCTCGCGATCTCGATCTCTCCTGCCACGGCGAACCCGTGCGAGCATCAGTCCACGCATGGGCACGATCATGCCGATGCCGGATCGGCGCCGCATTCGCATGACGGTGCGATGGCCGGAGATTGTGACGGCGACCACGACCAGTCCGGCGATCGGCATGCAGCCTGCTGCGGCTCGGTGCTGTGCTTCACCGCAGTGTCGCCCCAAGCTCCCGCGATCGCGGGGTTCGTGGCGCCGCACGCGCGCTGCGAAGCGCGGCCGGACGTGATCTGCGACGAAGGCGCATCCCGCCGCCACTACCGGCCCCCCATCGCCTGAAATAGCTCCCGAAGATCGAACTGTGCCGCTCCTGGTCCGAGCGCGGATCGACACGTCTGTGACGGGTGCAACACCCGGCGGATGATGGCGGTGCGCCAGGTCTCGCGCGCGCGGCGCGTCGAGTGGAAGAACGTCGACGTGGCGATCATTGGCCTGCGGAAGGCGAGATCGGCCGCGCAGGCACCACCGTAGCGACGATCTCTCGCGAATATCGTTCGGGAGCTACTGCATCCGCGGATCGCAGCCGCGTGCGATCCGACCAATTTCGCTCCGATGAAGCGATCGGCCGAATGGCATGCAAGGACGATGAGTCATGAAATCGCCGAACAAGAGTCCATCGGTGCAGACACCAGCTTTCCTGGAATCGCAGGAAGCGGTCGTGCGTTCCGCCCTTGTCGGCAGCTACGATCGCCTGCGCGGTTATCTGCAGCGACGCTTTGGCGGTACGGCGGAAGCGGAGGAGGTGCTCCAGGCGTTCATGTTACGCGCACTGGAGCGGTCCGGCGACGTTCGCGATGCGGACTCGGTTCGAGGCTGGCTGAGCAGGGTTCTGGCGACGACCATCGCGGACTTCCACCGCCAGGCATCAAGGAGCAGGACGCGGGAGATGCCGTTCCCGCATGAACTCAACGATCGTCTTGCCGTCGACCAGGATGCCGCGGCCAATGCCGTAGTCTGCGAGTGTCTTCATATCCATCTGTCTCTGCTCAAGCCGGAGCATGCCGAGGTCATTAGAAGGGTCGATCTCGCCGGCGAGCCGCGGGAACTGGTTGCCGCCGATCTGGGCGTGACCGTGAACAACCTGACCGTTCGGCTTCATCGCGCACGACAAGCGTTGAAGGAGCGCCTCGAGCAGACCTGCGTTGTCTGTCTCGAGGAAAGCTTCTGGGAGTGCCGTTGCGCCGACAACCGAGGTCGGAGCTAACCGGCCTCGCGCCGGCGGCTCTTGCCGCCGTCGCGCTGTGCGAGCCGGCTGCGATGCAGCGCGAACAGCTCCAGCACCTTGTCGGCGGGCTTCGCGGCGCTGAAAAGATAGCCCTGCATCTCGGAACAGCCGAGCGCGCGGAGCAGGCGCTGCTGCTCCTCGGTCTCGACGCCCTCGGCCGTGGTGGTCATGCGGCGCGCGGCCGCCAGATTGACCACGGCCTGGACGATGCTGGCGGAGCCGTCGGGACCGGCGATGTCGTCAACGAAACAGCGATCAATCTTGATCTTGTCGAACGGGAAACGGTGCAGATAGCTCAGCGACGAGTAGCCGGTCCCGAAATCGTCGAGCGCGATGCGCACGCCGATGGCCCGGAGCTGGTGCAGGATTGCAAGCGCGGCATCGTCGTCGCGGATCAGCACCGCCTCGGTGATTTCGAGCTCCAGTCGGCTCGCCGGCAGATTCGAAGCGGCGAGCGCCGCCATGATCTTCAGCGCCAGCGTGCCGCTCTTGAATTGCACCGGCGAGACGTTGACGGCGAGGCGGATGTCGTCGGGCCAGCTTGCCGCGTCCCGGCAGGCGGTCGCCAGCACCCATTCGCCGATTTCGTTGATCAGGCCCGTATCTTCTGCGATCGGGATAAACTCCGCGGGCGAGACCATGCCGCGCTCGGGATGGCGCCAGCGCACCAGTGCCTCGCAGCCGGTGATGCGATCATCCTTCAGGCCGAGACAGGGCTGGTAGTGGACCTCGAGGCCGCCTTCGAGACCCCCTTGGGCGATGGCGTGGCGCAGATCGCTCTCGAGCTGCCGGCGTTCGCGGGCCTTGGCGTCCATCTCCGGCTCGAAGAAGCGATAGGTGCGGCGTCCGGCGGACTTGGCGGCGTACATCGCCATGTCCGCGTTCTTGAGGATCTGGTCGAGCGCGGTACCGTGTTCAGGCGCGAGCGCGATGCCGATGCTGGCGTCGGTGTTGAGATGATGGCCCAGGCAGTCGAACGGCGCGCGGATGGCCGCGAAGACCCGCGCGACGAGCTCGTTGACCTGGTCCCGCGACGTCACCGCGCTCTGGACGATGGCGAACTCGTCGCCGCCGAGCCGCGCCACGAAATTCTCTGGGCCCGCACAGTGGCGCAGGCTTGCGGCAACCGATTTCAACAGCTCGTCGCCGACAAGATGGCCGAGCGCGTCGTTGACGCCCTTGAACTCGTCGATGTCGATGTAGTGCACCGCGATCTCTTCGCCACGGCCGACAGCGGCGAGCTCTTCGCGCAGATGCTCGTGGAACATGGTGCGGTTGGGTAGATCGGTCAGCGCGTCGTAATGAGCGAGGTGAGTGATGCGCTCCTCGGTTCGCCGGCGCTCGGTGATGTCCTCGTGGGTTGCCACCCAGCCGCCGTCCGCGAGCGGTTCGTTGAGGATTTGGATCGAGCGGCCGTCGGAGGTCTCAACCACCATCGAGTTGCGCGCATGAACGTCGTTCAGCACGCGCGCGACATAATCGTCGACGTTGCCCGTGAACGAGCCGGTTACCTTGCGATGGGCGATGATGTCGCGGAAGCTGCATCCGGGCATCACGATCTCGGCCGACAATCCGTACATTTCGATGTAGCGCTGGTTGCAGACCACCAGCCGCCGCTCGGCGTCGAACAGCAGGAGGCCCTGCGTCATGTTGTTTACGGCGCGATCGAGCCGCTGCTTTTCCAGCGTCAACCGTTCCCGCGAGAGGCGGTGCTGCTCCAGCAGCTTGCGCACGACCGCAATCAGCACGCCTGCGATGGCGAGCGCGGACGAGGCGGCGACCGAGATCAGAATGCCGATCTGCTCGCGCCAGTCCCTCAGTGCAGCCGCACGCGTCGTGGTGGCCATCATCAGGATCGGGAAGTGGGGCAGGGCGCGCGATGAGATCAGCCGGTCTTCACCGTCGACCGGGCTCACGAAACGGCCGGCGAAGTGATCGAGGCCGAAAACCCGCTGCTGCTCGAATGCACCGTTCTTGAAGTTCCGACCCATCAATTCGCTGGAATGCGGATACCGGGCGAGCAGCGTACCATCGCGGTGCAGCATCGAGATCGTCGCGTCTTCGCCGAGCGCGAGGGAGGCGAAGAACTTCTCGAAATTGGCGGGCTCGATGCCGCGTCCGACGACACCCAGGAACTCGCCGTTCGGCCCGACGATCTTTCGGGCCACGAGGATGGTCCATGCTCCGGTGATGCGACTGTGCAAGGGTTCGATCAGGACGTCAGGCGAATAGGGATCGTATTTGAAGGTGCGAAAATAGCCGCGATCGGCAACGTTCACTTTCGGAGCCGGCCATGCCGTCGATGAATTGATCAGATCCCCGTCGGCATCGATGATGTTGACGCCGCCGATGTAGGGCAGCGCCTCGATCTTCGAGCGCAACATCCGGTGGACGTCCTGGCCCGAAAGGCGCCTGCGATAGTCCTCGGCATTGTTGATTCCGGTCGTGCGGACCTGGTCGACGAAATCCTTCTGGATGACCGCGAAGTCCTGCAGTTGCTGATCGAAATGGTGGGCGACCAGCAGCACCGTGTTCTCCAGCTCGCGGCCGGAGTTGCGCAGCGCCCGCTCGCGGAAATTCTGCGCCATCAGGACCGAACCTATGGCAATTGCTGCGATCAGCAACGTGCCGCCCACCACCAGCCAGCGGATTGGTCCGCCGCGCACGAAGGCCTGGTCAAAGAGGCGATTGCCGAAGCTCGTCATCATGCTGGATCATTGCCGTACACACGCCAGGATCAATTCTTGGCCTCGCAAACATCCGTCGGTTTACGGAAACGGTATGGAGGTGAAGTTAGGAAGCGCGGTTAATGCCAGGTGAACGATCGCGCAAGAAACCGATCGATGTGCGGGCGCAACACCGTGCAGGAATTGCCGCGGGGCTCCCGCGATGCCGGTCAATTCCTGCCGCCCGTGGCGTGATCAACTAGGGCTTAACCATCTAACATGTTGGCGTTCCTCGAAGGCGCATTGGCACGCGATTTGCGAATTCATCTGCCAACCACACCGCGAGGACATGATCATGACGAGCATTCTGAAGAGCTTCATCGACGACGAGAGTGGCGCGACCGCGATCGAATACGGCCTGATCGCCGCCGGCATCGCGCTTGCGATCATCACCGTCGTGAACGGCATGGGCACCAGGCTCAGCACGAAATTCGCGTCGATCAGCACGTCGCTGAAGTAACGATCACGCGCGATAGTGCCCTGACTTGCCGCCGAGCTTCTCGACCAGATGGATGCCTTCGATGCGCACGCCGCGCTCGACCGCCTTGATCATGTCGTAGATGGTGAGACAGGCGACCGACACCGCGGTGAGGGCCTCCATCTCGACACCGGTCGGGCCCGTCACCTTCACGCTGGCGCGAACCAGGCAGCCCGGCAGTTTCGCGTCGGGCTCGATGTCGAGCGTCACCTTCG
The nucleotide sequence above comes from Bradyrhizobium sp. NDS-1. Encoded proteins:
- the opgC gene encoding OpgC domain-containing protein; this encodes MTDEAIHDPGRPLQIVLQLRRRLWETITIRSMLVEPRRDVRLDLFRGLANWLIFLGHIPESALVWFTTRNYGFSEKSERTERAALDCAGCHSNREPHSGLFGRECAACHALASWKVVGFLHPSPTSKDCAQCHQAPPSHYMGHFIMMDRVIAGQEHASVDQCFLCHMTDSFNNIKSVGWMKHH
- a CDS encoding HAD family hydrolase is translated as MTSLSPGSADALLFDLGRVVLDIDFSKAIACWAGHAGCRPEAIVARYVRDEAYRLHEVGRISDEDYFASLRSSLGIGISDAQFLEGWNAIFAGEMPDIAELLPRAAKRMPLYAFSNTNRPHVDYFSKEYAGLLGHFRELYLSSSIGLRKPDAAAFDHVVAAIGVPAERILFFDDLAENIEGARARGLTAVHVTSPRDVGNALKALGI
- a CDS encoding S41 family peptidase — its product is MRKSLLFPLGALTGACLTLLVASPHGGVWAARAAVGANDAYSQLNLFGEVFERVKASYVEKPDNAKLVEGAITGMVTSLDPHSRYMNAKAWTEMQETTSGEFGGLGIEVTMEDGLVKVVSPIDDTPASKAGLMSGDLISKIDGEAVQGMTLEQAVNKMKGPVDTQTKLTILRKGADAPLDVAIKREIIHVRPVRFHVENGDIGYIRITSFNEQTTDGLKKAIASISRDVPQDKLVGYVVDLRNNPGGLLDQAVSVSSAFLQRGEVVSTRGRTAEETQRFTAHGGDLTKGKPLVVLVNGGSASASEIVAGALHDHKRATIIGTRSFGKGSVQTIIPLGAANGALALTTARYYTPSGRSIQAQGIAPDIEILQDVPPELKGRMDTMAESQMRGHLSAGEGGEQTGSQSYVPPKAEDDKALHAAYDFLHGVTANAVASKRASKAAVPN
- a CDS encoding alpha-hydroxy acid oxidase, with protein sequence MNEAPRIRAERNVELGASNEPFQNLHEFVRKARANLNQNAWDYIIGAAETETTMRRNRMALDEIAFRPRVLRDVRKVDGSVQQFGRKMRLPVVLAPVGALEIFDPDGAASVARGAGAFGASHMLSSVSEPGLEKTAEAAPDALRLYQLYVRGDDAFVADVVSRAEKKAYAAFCLTVDTAHYSRRERDIAKRYVRESRLRATGGDFQKGLEWRTVKMVKDKFKIPLILKGIATAEDALIAVDHGVEWIYVSNHGGRQLDHGLGAMHVLPEIVEAVKGRAKIMVDGGVCRGTDIVKAIAAGADLVGIGRLQCWALAAAGEAGITRMLELLEDEVLRCLGLLGATSFAEVDRSCLRPATATNAPSVFSAFPLFDHEPYRY
- a CDS encoding Flp family type IVb pilin; translation: MTSILKSFIDDESGATAIEYGLIAAGIALAIITVVNGMGTRLSTKFASISTSLK
- a CDS encoding RNA polymerase sigma factor, translating into MKSPNKSPSVQTPAFLESQEAVVRSALVGSYDRLRGYLQRRFGGTAEAEEVLQAFMLRALERSGDVRDADSVRGWLSRVLATTIADFHRQASRSRTREMPFPHELNDRLAVDQDAAANAVVCECLHIHLSLLKPEHAEVIRRVDLAGEPRELVAADLGVTVNNLTVRLHRARQALKERLEQTCVVCLEESFWECRCADNRGRS
- a CDS encoding EAL domain-containing protein produces the protein MMTSFGNRLFDQAFVRGGPIRWLVVGGTLLIAAIAIGSVLMAQNFRERALRNSGRELENTVLLVAHHFDQQLQDFAVIQKDFVDQVRTTGINNAEDYRRRLSGQDVHRMLRSKIEALPYIGGVNIIDADGDLINSSTAWPAPKVNVADRGYFRTFKYDPYSPDVLIEPLHSRITGAWTILVARKIVGPNGEFLGVVGRGIEPANFEKFFASLALGEDATISMLHRDGTLLARYPHSSELMGRNFKNGAFEQQRVFGLDHFAGRFVSPVDGEDRLISSRALPHFPILMMATTTRAAALRDWREQIGILISVAASSALAIAGVLIAVVRKLLEQHRLSRERLTLEKQRLDRAVNNMTQGLLLFDAERRLVVCNQRYIEMYGLSAEIVMPGCSFRDIIAHRKVTGSFTGNVDDYVARVLNDVHARNSMVVETSDGRSIQILNEPLADGGWVATHEDITERRRTEERITHLAHYDALTDLPNRTMFHEHLREELAAVGRGEEIAVHYIDIDEFKGVNDALGHLVGDELLKSVAASLRHCAGPENFVARLGGDEFAIVQSAVTSRDQVNELVARVFAAIRAPFDCLGHHLNTDASIGIALAPEHGTALDQILKNADMAMYAAKSAGRRTYRFFEPEMDAKARERRQLESDLRHAIAQGGLEGGLEVHYQPCLGLKDDRITGCEALVRWRHPERGMVSPAEFIPIAEDTGLINEIGEWVLATACRDAASWPDDIRLAVNVSPVQFKSGTLALKIMAALAASNLPASRLELEITEAVLIRDDDAALAILHQLRAIGVRIALDDFGTGYSSLSYLHRFPFDKIKIDRCFVDDIAGPDGSASIVQAVVNLAAARRMTTTAEGVETEEQQRLLRALGCSEMQGYLFSAAKPADKVLELFALHRSRLAQRDGGKSRRREAG